atgatcgttctattcattcgttctacAATACCTTttttaaaatgttcattttctaaaatgaaaaacacTATGAATTGCATGAATTATGTCCTATGAATTATAAAGGAATGCTGTTGAAATATTCCCATCgatacatgcatacatattcGTGAAGTATGTTCCAATATAATATCAATATTGGGATTTACGTTTTATAGAGCAACATTATTGGTTGGTAATATACATTGATTCCAAGGCAaatccaaatattttaaaatttaacctacAACTGTGGAAAATCAAACTTAATAGTAACCCGATTGTAATGTaaagttaaatatgaaagtaacattggtttatatatatattttctctaAATTCTAATAATCAAGTTGGGATAAGTGATAAACACTGAGCTTGCCACGTGTGTTAACCACGTTTATATCATGTGCCACTCCAAAGACATCAGGCCTCTATTCAGGCTGGCATGGTCAGGACGTGGTAGCATACTTCAGGGCCCTGGTTAGAAAATATCCCATATCGCTAAAGAACTATAACACAGGAGCGTTTATATAAGCGAAAGAAGCAGCAAATGATTGTCCCTTCGGGGACATCCGATAAAATTGGAACGATACAGAGAAGATTAGCATGGCCCCTGCGCAAGGATGACACGCACAAATCGAGAAATGGTccaaatttttttcccttttttttcccgCAGTTTTACagctctgtttttttttttttctgggtttGGTGTTCATATTCATGGGTTTTTGTGCACTTAAGATTGCAATTagagttttctttctttcttttactggGCTCGGTCTGTTTTACTCTCTTGAACtgtgaatttgatttttttttttgccattttTTCAGCTTTGTTGCTTTTATCCCCCTGGGTTTAGTTTTCATGTTCATGGGTTCCGCGCACTTAAGATTGcattagagtttttttttctttttactggGGTTTTGGCCAGTTCTACTCTGTTGAACCGTGAATACCTCAAGTTTTCTGGGAATAAATTGTTGCTTATATATTTGCTGGTCAACAGTGCTAATTTTCTGATATATTGGCCAGAATTGAAGGATGAAGGTCCAACTTTGCTTTTGGTCCTTCTACTACTATCTtaagatttaaaagaaattcaattaaacaatttcttccaataaaattaaataagaaggCCCAGAAATTGACCTGCACACTTAGACATGTTTctctttgaaaaaaattcaaacaggattttaaaatttgcaaTGTGTTTTATGTAAATCAAATGATATCCTGAATTTTGCTAAGGGTGCTTCATATCCTTGAATCCTTTTTTTGCTTGGCAAGTGATTCATTGAGTTTTTGTGATCAAATTTCATGTTTCCTTTTTTAGTACGGGAATTTGTGGGAAAATGCTTGGCAATATGGAAATGAAACCAATTTCCATTTCCAAAGGCACCAGCAAAGTGGTGAAgcttattattgaaaaattcttcAATAATGTCAATAATGAAAAAGTAGAAAATGGAAAAACAGAGAATAATTTGGTTCTTCATCCTATTTGTAGTTATAGTGAATGGATTTCTTTGATTTTAGTAACTAATATTATGATTCCAACATTTGGGGTTTTAATCTCACTACATGAACTTGGCTTTGCTTCTTAGTGTTATTGTTCAACTTTTTAGGATACCTCTATCTTAATCCATTTATGTGATTTGATAATGATATTTGCAGGCACTTAAATCTTCCATTGAAATGGAGAACACCAATTACGACGAGGAGCTGAAGAATGATTGCAGGCTTGTTTGCAGTCTCATATACGATATTAATTGCAGAAAAGAACGGTTGTCCCAAATGGAACGTGAATATAACGAGATGACCGCAACTCTTCGAGGACTCATCAATGGCCTCATAGCAAAAATTAACTCCAAGGACAGTAATCTGTGGGGTTGGGAGCTTCAATATAATGTAACCGTGAGACAGTTGAAGGGCAAGAATGCTGCGTTGCGCCTTTCGTTTGCTGAAGGTACTTTAcattatatatgtgtatgtagtGAGCAGAATACTATGTGTTAATTGAATCGTTTGGTACCCATTGATTGATCTATATAAATGTCAGGATTTGAACCCCAAACTTAGCTTTTATTACGGGAACCGGATCAATTTAGGCTCGGATAAGCTTAATGGGCTCAGAACCAGATAAGAACATAATATATGGGAACACTTTGGCCATACGAGGCTAATGCTTATATGATTCGCATTACAGACTACATGCACTGTTAGTTGAATAGCTTTATGATGTATTAATCTATAAAATCTGGGTGTCATATTATGAGTTCCATTGCTATGTTAATCTATGTACTAACAATATTATGAAGTAAGGCAATTTTGTGTACATTATATTGGGATGCAAGCTGAATTCCTATTAATCAGCTTcaaccatacatacatacatacatacatacatacatatatatatatgaagttaAGAACGTAAGTGCTGTTAAATGGTACATTACTCAGATTGGTAATATATTGGTGCCGAATGTTCTAAAATTTTACCAGCATTACTGGTAATATATTAATGCCAAATTTGACTaattattgtttatatatattcaaaaatttcagatttgataAAGATAAAATGgcaataatgaataaaaatactaaCTTTTTGAGATCTTATTTAATGAAGGGAAGTTGAATATGGAAACTAAATCGACCTAAGggaaataaaagcaaaatatggaaaatatttCTCGGGAAAACAAGTGTTATCCTTCATATATCTTGATGATTCTCTAACGCCGCCAGTTTTCCCCCCTAAGTTTACagcaagaagaagaagaaaaagaagacaaACGGCAACGTTAAGCCATTTTCATCCCAGGttaattttcttgtaaattaaacattttttgtatacattttgttacctatttattttatggttaTGATTTGCCGAGTGGACATTTTCAACAATGTGGATTGTATCTGATACAGCCGAAAGAGAATGTGCCTTGTCGAGATCTTGTTGAACTCGAGAAAACTACGAGCGATCAGATTGCTGCTCTAAAGGAACAATTGGAGGAAACATCAGAGGCGTTGAAAGATATGGAAAGCCGATACAGTTGTCTTACGGTGAAACAAATCTTAATTAATCGAGAACTGCAAGATGCTCGAAAAGAATCAATAAGTGTATTTCCTcgttttcctttgttttcttggatgttttatttctttaggtGCAAGAAATACCTCTTCGGAATCAGGTATGAAAGTGTTAAACCGAAGACTTCTCTGGTTCTTGATATGCAGGGTCTAAATGATGTATTGACAAGCCGAACAACTCTTGTAGTAAAAAGAATGGGAGAGATCGATCGAAAAGCTTTTGAAGTTGCTAGCTCTGGGAAGTTCCCGAACAAAGATTGGCAAGAAACATGTGCTAAATTATGTTCATTATGGCAACAAAACGTGCAGGATCCGAAATGGCACCCGTTTAAGATGATCAATATCCGAGGCAACTTGCAGGCATGGTGCATACACCAACTATTCTGTTATCCGGTTATcgaaaatccatttttttactAAACGTGCTAAACATGTATGTCAGAATCGAGCCAGTTTATTACTCAAACTTAGATATATTAAGGGGATGGCTACTCGGTAGTGTAGGAAATAGTAGACCAAGACGATGAGAAGCTGAAGGAGTTGAGAAATGAATACGGTGATGTCGTGTACGAGGCTGTTAGCACCGCATTGATGGAAATGAACGAATATAATGCGAGCGGAAGGTATGCAGTCATTTAAGCTAGCTGAGTGACCTACAATCtagtttatcatttttaaatatttagtctatgatttttttatttttttaaggatTTGTGACTTTTCTTCCAATAATATATCTCCAAAATTCTAACTTAACCTTTTTAAACTTTGTCATGTGATTATTATTAgagttaattgcaccaaatATCTCCAAACTATGgcccttattttaaaatagtcctcaaactcaaaatattgtaaattacatttccaaattatcaatattatatcaataatgttcttttgttattaaaatcattaaatgagACGTCAAATCTTATgagacataatttaaaataaaaacttaaagaaaaatgaaatattgtaaaatattgatttgaaggtttTCAAGCTATTACAAAActatcattcattttctcttttactttatttttaattttaattttaaaagttgtatcaacaacattt
This genomic window from Gossypium raimondii isolate GPD5lz chromosome 10, ASM2569854v1, whole genome shotgun sequence contains:
- the LOC105775181 gene encoding factor of DNA methylation 4 → MTRTNREMALKSSIEMENTNYDEELKNDCRLVCSLIYDINCRKERLSQMEREYNEMTATLRGLINGLIAKINSKDSNLWGWELQYNVTVRQLKGKNAALRLSFAEVYSKKKKKKKTNGNVKPFSSQPKENVPCRDLVELEKTTSDQIAALKEQLEETSEALKDMESRYSCLTVKQILINRELQDARKESISGLNDVLTSRTTLVVKRMGEIDRKAFEVASSGKFPNKDWQETCAKLCSLWQQNVQDPKWHPFKMINIRGNLQAWCIHQLFCYPVIENPFFY